Part of the Ficedula albicollis isolate OC2 chromosome 6, FicAlb1.5, whole genome shotgun sequence genome is shown below.
ttttcttttcatgacTTTGATGGTTAAtcaatttttcctgctgttatTTAGAAAAGTGCAAAACCTGTGGTGAAGCCACCACAAGCTGGACCCAAAATCCAGCctcagaagaaagcagagagttCCAGTTCTGACTCAAGCAGCTCAGATGAAGCAGCACCAAAGAAGCAACCACCCAAACCAGCAACACCTAAATCAGGTACCTGCTACTGTGTATCATGAATAAAGTGCAAAATCAAAAAAGCAAGGGAGTAGTGCTGGGGACTGCACCTATATGCAAAGACATAAGTAGTAAAGTAGCAATCTGAAAATCTGCTTTCGCTGCCATTTGCACTCCAGTCTAGTCTCTTCTGGCATAGAGGTTTGGAGctgaatgcaaataaaacatctgGTCCTGAACACTGCATTGTTTGAATAACTgtttatgttttgcttttacCATTGTCTTCCCCTCAAAAAGCAGGGAAGATCTTTACTAAGCCTTTAGTTTTGGAACTTCCCAGGAGCTAGAAGACACAGTTACCAGGAAAACTTTCTCTAAGGTTGCAGTAGGATAAACCAACAGTTTCGCAGTACTACCTTAATCTGCTCTATAGGCTTCTGTGGTTCTTTTCTCTCTAAGATACTCACTGCTCAATGTAATTATCCCTCATGTACCATATCATGTTTTGCAATGTCCCTTTTTACTTCTCTCAAAAGGAAGTAAAGCTGCCCAGGCAGCCACCAAAGTTGTcaatggaaaagcagcaagcagtagcagcagcagcagcagtgaggattctgatgaggaaaaggctgaacCAAAAAAGGTAAATTAGGCTATGAAAACAGTGTAGAAGTCAAGTAAGACTGGGTGTTATAATCTTGCAGGCACAAACTACACAGATGCTGTGTTGACATAACTCTTACACCTGCTTCTCCTTCATACAATGGGGTTATGTGTTCTGATATCTTTCCATGTACTGCTTTCTTCCCTAATAACTCCTTACTActttctctgctccttctttACAGGAAAACATCTTGTTATGTCATAACCATATGATAATGGAGACATAGATAATGTCTCCATTATCTAGAGCCTCTTTGGCCTGACTCACGTTTAGCTATCTGTAACTTCAAGTTTTTCACTagcaagtgtttaaaaatacttcctgtGACACAGAAATAATCATGGTTGCTTTTAATAATGTGACAGATGCTAAATTTCAGTAAGTCCTCTGCTCTTTTGTCCAGAGGAGCTCCTCATTAGGGGTtcatgaagcagaaaataatagcAGAGGAGCTAGAAAGATAATGATGCTCACATGTTTCCTAAAATTTGCATTTGAGAGtctctgttaatttttttccctttgtcttaAGAATTTGCTCTTAGCTGAGGTGTGGAATTAAACAAGATCCACATCTAGTTGTCCACACAAGGTTTctgctatttccttttttaatttatatttcttttgatAAGGCTGTTCCCAAGAAATCACCTCTGCCAAAACCTGCAGCCCCTCAGGCATGTCCTGGGAAAACCAAACGTGCCAAGAAAAGTTCCAGTAGCGAGGACTCATCTGACAGCTCAGACGATGAAAAGCCAcctgcaaaacaaaagccaaagtCTGGTAtgtaaaaaatactaaataggCTTTTTTGTGAAGTATCCAGGGCCATTCAGTTGCAGTCCAGCTGATGGGCTAAATGGGCCTCTGTTCAGTGTGGTATAATGTCTTTAGGATCCCAGTAGAGAGCTGGTCTGAGTAGAGGGTCAATCATCCAAGGTCAGTCTGACTCACTAACCAGAGGATTTGAGAAagcaataaatgaaaacaatgaaaaattgacatacccagatttttttctgaaaaagtttGCTGAAAAGCTCCTGTTCTTCTAAAAGTGCAGAGAAAACTTCTATACAGATGGTTAGGTCAGCTGAACCCCTAGAAGAGAGAGTAGAAACAAGAAGGTAACAATGGGGTGGGTATAATTCTAACTCCAACAAACATCTTGTGCTGCTCACATTATCATGCAGACATCTATGAATGCTGTGTTTCTCTTCTTAGGTCCATACAGTGCTGTACCACCTCCTCAAGGAGCACAGACAAAGAAGGGCCCTGCTAATAAGGCTCCTGCAAAAAAGGCTGAGAGCAGTGACTCTTCAGACAGTAGTGATGAGGCAGAGCAAGTGCCCTCAAAGGCAGAAGCAGGTAGGTTGtgaggaggagaggctgcaggggaagtACTACACTGTGCCAGCAAGGTCTTTGTAAGGTCTTGGCTTCCTTGAAAAAGCCAtttgtgtttgctctgtgtTGCTGTTTGCTCTTCTGGAAGCTTCTGATTAATTTGAAGGCATCCCAAACCATACTGTGTGCAATTTGCGGATCTGAACTGTGGTCAGGTTGGATTTGAACGTGCTGATTTGAAAAGTCATTAGGATCTAGTTTCGTGGGAATAAGCCAAGTTCTTGCATGGCTTCCAGTGGGCTGGCTGAGTGGCTAGTGTACTGAGAATGGAGCTTTTTCACTGCTGAGGTTTGCATCTTGGGACAAAGGTTTGTTATGGATGTGGCCTTCTAATTTTAAACTTGCTTTTTCAGGCAAAGCAGTAGTAGCTAAAACAACCCCTGCCCCACAGAAGAAAGCTGTAACTAGCAAGAAGGCTGAATCCAGTTCTGACAGTGACTCAGGTAATTCAATAAATCAAGTTCTGATTATTTTGTGTTAATGTTTTCACTGGCCAAATTGCTCTACAGTGGTGTAGCTAAGAGCCTTAGTATATGAGCTTAAAAGCTTCAGAGTCTCATGGCTAGCAAGATGTGAAATTGAAAACCAGCAGCCTGCTATTCAAGGTGGAGTGTGACCATGAGACAAGACAGTTGGCAGGTCAGAAAAGTCCCCATATTGCTGGATGGAAAGGGCAGGGAATTGTGAATCAGGTTTCTCACAGGAGTTTAATGGTTAAACTCTTCTTGAGCATCTGTGTCTtgagatttttggggtttgttatTCCATTGTGTTTGGAAAAGtttctcaaataaaaatgtgatcaccatatgaaatttaaaataaacttagaAGATGCCTTCTTTCTTCTAATGTGACCCTAGAAATGGGAGCAGTGTACTTTGTCTCTCCTGTTGACCAGATTTGAGGTTTGGTATTTCCCATGTAAGTTCCCTAGGTGCTACAATTTCCCTCTGAGTTCAGGATGCTCCTGTGGCATATCTCAGCATCTCTggtcccatggcagggactggGTGGCAGCTGCCACTCTGTCTGCAGACAGCCCTAGCACTAGGTTGTGTGACACTCCAGTGAGTGTCAGCagttgttttctggttttgttacCTAGGTTCTCTCAAAACTGTCATGTTTTCGATTGCCGTTACTAAAGTGTTCGGAAATACTGGAATAGATCAGGTTTAGTGTTTCCAGATTCATGTAACACAATGCAAAGATGTATTTTTACTCAAGAGTCTCCATTTTCAAACTGCTGGTATCTCATCTGATAGAGGAAGTAGCTAAAATGAAATACTGTACTGTTGCTGAATCACTTTGTATGCTTTGTCAACTTTATCTCTTAATTTTTTGTATGGCTTTTTGATCCTGAACACATAAGATTCTTTTTTCAATGTTCCTTCTTCCCAAGTTTGAAGATACTGGTATTTTCTCTAAAGTTCTTTATTCGGTACTTCTCCTACATTATTCTCCAAATACTTACTTTGTTTTGCATGTGTTAGTGAAGAACTTAAACTGTTTGTTTCCACTTTCTCCCAACAAAGAAGATGCATGGAAAAATGAATACTGTCCCATCCAAGTATTCATCAGATGCTTGCCAGTTACCTAGTGGTTCAGCCTTAAGACACAAGccattttgcttttcacttgCACATAAATTACATACATATTGCCACTAAGGTAACTTGCAAATGAAACCTATTAACTTGgatgtgttttggttttttttagattcTAGCTCTGAAGATGATAAAAAGAAGGTAGGGAATAAGCTGCCTGCTAAACAACCTGTGATAAAGAATACTTCCAAACCAGCAAAAGTAGTTGTCAAGCCTGGACAAGCAAAGAAAGACTCCAGTTCTTCCTCAGACAGCTCAGGTATTGGggtgggagagaaggagaaTTTATACATTCATGTTGTTCTTGTTCAGACCTTTCTGTTTCCTAGGCAGGGTCTGAGGGTGTGGTTGGACAGGAGTACCCATTGCAGTGTTGTTTCAACCAGATGATGAAGTGTACTGTTTATCAGCACTGAATCTGAATGTTAGCCTTGTGTTAAAGGAATGGGACATAGtcttgattgtttttttttttccattctagATTCTGATAGTTCTGACAAGAAGGCAGCTCCTGTGAAGCCCACAACTAAAGCAGCAACCTCTGCAGCAACCCCTGCAGCAAAGAAGTCACCAGCTGCCACAAAGAAAGCACAAAGTAGCTCTGATTCAGATAGCAGCTCCAGCAGTTCTGAggatgagaaaaagaagaaaaaaggccCTCCAGCTAAACCATCTGGCAAAGTGGCTAAGCCACTGTCCAAACCTTCTACTCCAGCTCCCAAAGCAGACACATCCGACTCTGATAGCTCAAGcagtgaagaagaaaagccaGCAGGGAAACCAGCCACCAAATCTACAGGGGCAGCAAAAGCAACTGTGGGGAAGAAGGCAGCTGCTTCTAGTAGCAGCAGCTCATCAGACAGCTCCAGTGAAGAGGATGGGAAGTCCAAAAAGGCAGTGAAGGGGGTGCAGAACGGTTCTAAAGCCACTGCCTccacagagaaagcaaaagcacctgcagcagctgcgAACAACAAGAAGTCTAAGCCAGCTGgtggcagcagtagcagcagtgaaagcagctctgaagaaGAGACTGGAAAAGTCAATGGAGGTATCATCTGCAGTCTGGGAAGTGGGTCTGTCAAGCAGTGTTACTGAGTTAAGCATGAATGGAAGAGTTTCTGAAACAATACTCATTCTAATCTCTGTGTGTTACTAGGTTGTCCATCTGGTGCAGTAGTAAGAGGGAAGGGCTAGTTTTGAATTTGGTGGGATCCTTTTTGTCTGTATTGCATAGCTGCTGGCAGTGAAATTCGTTGTAATGTGAAGTACATTTCTGTGTAGTTGTTGCCAGTTGCCATCTGTGCATGCACAAGATATAGTAACAGCAAAGCAGACTGCTGGAGGACCTTGTCTGTGTGGAGTGGGACACCACAGTTGATGCCCTGGTGTACAATCTCAGTCTTTAGACCTCTAGGAGGAAAACAACTAGTGATGCACTAGTGATAAGTGTGTATGCTACAAATCTGAAATCTGGCAAATTTGACCAACAGAACTATCTCAAGTATGCAAAATCATTCCTATAGAGCTACCCTATTGCATAAAATTTTATCCATTAGGTCCTTGCTGACTCAGAATTTGTTAGTGTCTGGTACAGCAGTCTGTTTTCTGGGTGAAGTAATGCAGGCACCAGTTCTCACATCTGTGTCAACATTGGGTTTGCTTTCTGGGGAACAGAAGCCATTACTTTTCCCAACACTGCCTTTAAAGTTCTACTGCTGTACATCTAACAGGCACAGTCgggaagaaacagaagagggaAGATGTTCAGGAGACAGAAACACCACACAGTAAAAAAGCAAAGATCAAAGTCAAAACACCACACACAGTTCCCAAGGTGAAACGGGTGAGTGAGGGTGGACTGTGGCAGCTGGCTGAAGAGGCATCTCTGCCTTCTGAACAAGTaggctggtttggggtttttctgggtGGTTTGGCCCACAGGATTATTGGTATTTTTACTCTCTCCTTAAGCACTTTAACCTTATCTGGAGAGCCCTAGGGAGTGCACATAAAAACATCATATTATTCTGGCCAAAGCTAGTTGGATGTACTTGCACGGGAGCACTCCTGAGCTGCTTGATCTGAAGCAGGGAAAGAATGATGAATCTgagaaacacttaaaaattgAGGTGATGTGAACAGGGTTCTGTGTTTGCAGGGCAAGGAAGGAGGTTGTTACTCAAGGAGCACTGTGTGTTTGTATGTGCTTACTgcatctcattttcttttccaacagCCGTCCTCTCCATTCCGCCGCGTAAGGGAAGAAGAGATTGAGGTGGATGCCCGTGTGGCTGATAACTCATTTGAAGCAAAGGTAGGGCTAGGTGGTGCCAGAGTGGTAACAATTGGTCTCTGGAATTACagtctgcagagcagcctcagtGTGCTTCTGGGGAGTGGTTTGGTGAGAACTTGTTCCACCAGGAGGCGCGTGGGAGAGTGGTATCGGCTCCTGTGTGAATGTGCTGGGGTTTGCTGGGTACGGCCAAGTGCGAGGCATCGCCTTCACTCTCTTGGGTACtgacttgattttctttttctccccctccatccctcacagAAAGGAGCAGCTGGTGACTGGGGTGAGAAAGCTAACAACATCCTGAAATACACTAAAGGCAAATCTTTCCGtcatgagaaaacaaagaagaaacgAGGCAGCTACCGTGGGGGCACTATATCCACCCAAGTCAATTCCGTCAAATTTGAAAGTGACTGAGAATATTGGAGTTCAGAAACCATCTGCTCACCAGAACATCTTGGGTGGGCATATGGACATGATGGATGTCAAGGCTCCCTGGAATGCTACCTCCCACCAGAACATCTTGGGTGGGCATATGGACATTATGGATGTCAAGCCTCCCTGGAATGCTGCCTCTCCAAGCCCCTTGTGGGGCAGGCAGCTCCAGTGTAGGGATGTGGGAGAATGGTTGGATGTTTCcccattttatttctaattttgttttagTCTCCTGATTTGAAGCCATCCTTAAGCTGGTGTTACTGGCACCACTAGGGTTACCGCCAAGACTTATATTTTCTATGGTCTCATTTTAAAAGGCTGGCAGTGATTTTTACTTTTGGTTTCCTGCCCATCTAgtagaaaaaagagaaatcattgTCTTGTATTTTAACCTCCCAGTTCTTCAGCCAGTTTAACTCCCATGCCTTTGAAAAGGCAAGTAATGTCACTTGCCTCTAACTAGTTACTGTAAGAACAACAACTGATTTGAGCATTCTGGCTGTAATTGTCACCACCACCTGACATTTCAAGTTTACCCTTGTAGTGTGACAGagttccttttctgttttgttttgtggtttcaCCTTGCAATAAATACGTACTTTCCTGTTTCTTGCACTCCTATGGAGGCCACTAACCAGAGTATTTGGAGAAGCAGTCTCTAAATACGGTTTAGTAGTTGAGTAACAGTATCGATTGCAGTTGCAAGGTGGGGGCTATTGTCAGAAAGACTAAGGTCTATAGTACTGTTGTGGCACTCTTGATAACACTTCCATTAATGTAGCTGGGGAGTGAGGTTGTACAGAAACTTGACTGCATGAGGGTTATGAAGTTGCACTtggtgggaagggaaaagacaaCTGAGAAGATAGAGGCCTCTTAGCAAAAGGCAGAGGTGGATAAGCAGTGTTTTTGTTTAAGAGGTTCTGGCTGCAGTGTGGCATTACTCCTTGTTCTGTCTGAACATAAAATGTGCTAGCTTACATTTACTGCCAGCAGtgtgagctgcagctttttAGGAATCAAGATGAATGTATTATTAATgccttaaattttttttcctgagttggTCTTCGAGCTGTTTTCCATCTGTTAAATCCCTCTTGAGAAGTAAAATTCCCGTTTTCCTTGCACTAAGGCAAACCCTGGTGCTGTAAGGTTTGGAGTACCAGCTACAAGTGTATGGTCAGTATGGGGAGCCACAAAAAAGTTGAGAAATTTGCAGCCTAAACTGAGATTTCATGAGCAGCTGACAGTAGAGTGGTGTACTGAGGGGTGGGCTTGCACTCAGTTGTGTGACTGCTTCCTGCCGTAGGTGCAGCTTGCATCTGATAGAAAATATTCCCCCAAATACTTTGCCCTCTGTTAGATGGGTTAAGTTTAGCTAGTTTGAGGAGCAGTGGGTTGAGCCCACAGCCAGTGTGAGTTGAATAGTGGTAGTGCATGTTTGGAAATGGGGTAGTGGGCTGCGAGATACTCTTATGCCATGTGATGAAACTGCTAGCCACTGAGGTAATGCAGGGCCTCATTTCCATGTTTCCATTCCCTCCCCAAAGGGTGCCAATGAGAAGAGCCTGGTTACAGGAAGCTATGTTTGTGTGCAAAGCAGTGTCACCTAATTGAGGGTTGGATGAGACTTGATGAGCCACCCCCATGTACATGAGTGGCAACTTTTCATTCCCTCCCCAAAGGGTGCCAATGAGAAGAGCCTGGTTACAGGAAGCTATGTTTGTGTGCAAAGCAGTGTCACCTAATTGAGGGTTGGATGAGACTTGATGAGCCACCCCCATGTACATAAGTGGCAACTTTTTCCTGGGAGCATTTTTCAGGacttccccccctccccccagcTTGCACAATCACGGGCCTGGATTCAAGGCTACAGTACAGAGGGGCCCAGGAGACCAAGAAAGTAAAGGTTAGAGGCCAAAGGAAGGTGGGAAGAGTATTTCTGCATGGGGATTTGAACATCATCTCTCTTGTCATTtgccctctttttttctgtttattggGAACTTATATTTGAAactctttaaaatacttttgcgctttgaggttttttaaagTCTGTAAACTGTGAGAATTTAATGtgtcagaaaataaagattgcTGCCTTTGTAGTCTGAGTGGATCTGGTAGTTAAAGATATGGAATAGagggtgggaaaagggagggTACTAGTGCTTGGGGGTAACAACACTATCTCTACATCTGTCTACAACTGTTTGTTATCTTATATGATTGTGGACATGTAACAGATCTTCAGAATGAAAGgtggcctgtgctgctggctggtgAGTGGCTGAGAAATTTGGGTAAGATAGTAAAAGCTTATATCAAAACCTGAGGCTTCAGAAGTCCCTTCCCTCCAGAATATCTCATCAGGTCTTCTCAAATATTGCTGCCAAATCAGCTGTATGGTGTTTGGCCATATAAACACCTGCATataggaagaagaaagaatagGCTTAACTGAAAAACCCTGTATAGATCTAGTTTAAATAACTAATTTGTGTGTTCCCTTAGATTTCTTCCTCTATGTGTGCAATGAAAAGCAACTTGCTGATGGGTAGGGCCTTGTGGAGATCTTGAGTGCTGTAATGCTCAATTTAACCCCTTGCACTGTGGTTCTCTGGAAGGGGTGGGATGATGCACCATGTACATTGGGGTCTCTTGCTCTGTAACCAACACTCTTGCCACAGCCTTCCACCTTGAACGTGATGCTGTAGGAGAAGTTGTAATGCTTTCTGAAGTTTCAGCACAGGATGTAAAGAATGTCATTATTCTTGCTGCAGATCAGCATCTAACTGAGCAAGTGCAACAAGTGTTGGGGTGGTAAATGTTTTGTGAGACTCAAAGTGACATGCTTGACACTCCTGGGAAAAACTCTTCCTTTCACAAGATTTTGCAGCTGCTAGACATACTTAGCATACATGCCTGCTCTGCTGTAGAGGCCTGGTTTCCCTGTGCAACAGTGATGCAGTTATTAGTGTTATCAGTGCTGGAACTGGAGCAACAGGACAttcccctctgctgtgtgctggaacAGTCCCTCACATCCCGATTCTCTTGTGCACCATCCTTTCCCTTTTGCTGTCCTATCATGTTCCTGCTGCGCTCCTCTCGAGGGTGTCCCGGCGCTGGGGCTGTCCGGGCAGCGGTCACTGGAGAGATGCTCAGATGCGATCAGGCGCACCGGCGCACAAGCTGCAGCTGTCGGGCGCTGCCCCGCTGCCTGCCGAGCTGCCGGGGCAGCAGGTGCGGCTCTCTGCGCCCATCCCGTTCCCCTCTCGCCCCGCCTTCGTGCCACAGCCCCGGCTCGGCCCGGGGTGCGGCCCGTGggccgagcccccccccccccccccccccccccccccccccccccccccccccccccccccccccccccccccccccccccccccccccccccccccccccccccccccccccccccccccccccccccccccccccccccccccccccccccccccccccccccccccccccccccccccccccccccccccccccccccccccccccccccccccccccccccccccccccccccccccccccccccccccccccccccccccccccccccccccccccccccccccccccccccccccccccccccccccccccccccccccccccccccccccccccccccccccccccccccccccccccccccccccccccccccccccccccccccccccccccccccccccccccccccccccccccccccccccccccccccccccccccccccccccccccccccccccccccccccccccccccccccccccccccccccccccccccccccccccccccccccccccccccccccccccccccccccccccccccccccccccccccccccccccccccccccccccccccccccccccccccccccccccccccccccccccccccccccccccccccccccccccccccccccccccccccccccccccccccccccccccccccccccccccccccccccccccccccccccccccccccccccccccccccccccccccccccccccccccccccccccccccccccccccccccccccccccccccccccccccccccccccccccccccccccccccccccccccccccccccccccccccccccccccccccccccccccccccccccccccccccccccccccccccccccccccccccccccccccccccccccccccccgctgggctgggctgggctgggctgggctgatgGCACCTGAGCTGCCCGGCCGGGGACACGGGACGGCGACTCGGTCTGAATTGCCGGCTGgcagcccggccccggctcTGCCCGGACGCGTGTGTGCAGCCTGGCTTGCTCGGCGAGGCTCGAGTTCAGCATCTGCTTCAATGCGCAGGACCAGAGCCTTGGCACACGGACACCCCTTCAGAACGCTTTTGTGTAACTTGCTTCATCTTCCTTTAGAAGATTAAATCTCAGGAGTATCTTCCATCTCCTGTTCTGCCTCCTCTTCCTATGCAACCTCTTCAACCCCTGTTTACGGTAGCTCAGCCAGGTCTCATTCCTCTGGCGTGCTCAGAGCCAAGAAGCTTTTTGGTTTGGCTGTGGGTTTCTTTTACATGAGGGCGTCAATTGTTTCATTGAAGATAAGACTCACCCTTAGCTTCTCTATTCCTGTAACACTGTCAAATGTGATCAGACTTGTCTGTCAGGACTTTATCAGTCTCTGTAGCTTTCTACACAAGATTTCTCAACCTTCTGGCGTgttaaataacttttctttaaaCGTGGT
Proteins encoded:
- the NOLC1 gene encoding nucleolar and coiled-body phosphoprotein 1, which encodes MAERRPVPSDLFPLVLAFLRESGCPTPPRLTRRLSLQKEQDPNAASLLEIFAYWLRSPAAKKRKLVPNGAQAKRKPSASSSDSSSEEDEKPPAKKPAKASAVPKAKAAPAAKTAESSSEDSSDDSDSEEEEKPAKKSAKPVVKPPQAGPKIQPQKKAESSSSDSSSSDEAAPKKQPPKPATPKSGSKAAQAATKVVNGKAASSSSSSSSEDSDEEKAEPKKAVPKKSPLPKPAAPQACPGKTKRAKKSSSSEDSSDSSDDEKPPAKQKPKSGPYSAVPPPQGAQTKKGPANKAPAKKAESSDSSDSSDEAEQVPSKAEAGKAVVAKTTPAPQKKAVTSKKAESSSDSDSDSSSEDDKKKVGNKLPAKQPVIKNTSKPAKVVVKPGQAKKDSSSSSDSSDSDSSDKKAAPVKPTTKAATSAATPAAKKSPAATKKAQSSSDSDSSSSSSEDEKKKKKGPPAKPSGKVAKPLSKPSTPAPKADTSDSDSSSSEEEKPAGKPATKSTGAAKATVGKKAAASSSSSSSDSSSEEDGKSKKAVKGVQNGSKATASTEKAKAPAAAANNKKSKPAGGSSSSSESSSEEETGKVNGGTVGKKQKREDVQETETPHSKKAKIKVKTPHTVPKVKRPSSPFRRVREEEIEVDARVADNSFEAKKGAAGDWGEKANNILKYTKGKSFRHEKTKKKRGSYRGGTISTQVNSVKFESD